The segment ATCTGTTTCACTTGTTTTTAATAATTCTTGCAAAGATACATCATTATGTTTCATGTATGATTTTACAATTTTCCATCCAATCCAAACCCCTATTCTACCAGGAGATAAATTATCATGCTCCATATAAAATTTAGAGAAAGGAGCTGTTTCTATAAACCTTTTATTCAATTTTGTATCTGTACTAAAAAGTAGTTTTTTATCGATAAAATACTTCCAAATTTGCTCTTCATTAGCATTTGCCCATTCTAATTTATCTTGTTCAAACCCTATTTTTTCTTTATCAGAAATTAAAGGTAAATACAAGTCAAGCAAGTACATTTTTTTTCCTTCATAAATCATTTTACTAATAAAACTTCGATTTTTAAAAGGCGAGACTTGTTTATTAATTATAGTATTAGCAACATCAACAATTATATGCTCTTTTGTATTATTTTCTTTTATGTAATTAGGAAAATCTGAATAGAACTTATGGTTATTTCCTAAATAAGCATCTAAAGAAATTATTAATAAACTATCGGCATAAGTAATTCTATTTTCATAATCTATGTTTGTTAACATCGTAATTACTTTTGGCGATTTAAATTTGGGATTATAATATTTAACATGTTTAAAAAGCAAAAACAACTTCTTTTCAACGGATGAAAAGTCTTTGTAAACTTTTTGAGTTTCAGTAAACAATTCTTGCTCATCTTTATCTGCAATTTTTGATAAGGAGAGACTATCAGTAATTTGATAAGGAAAAAAGAATGGGTATTTATCTTTAACTTTATGTAGACTTTCTTTATTTGCTGTATAAAAATCAACATCAAATCTATCTACAGAAAACGCTATATCAACTTTAGAGACATCTACTTTTTTTATGTCATCTGATTTACATGAAAAAAGACTAAATAAAACAACAAATACTATTAAAAAAAATCTCATAAACTTTGTATCTTGCTTTTTGTAATTACAAACGATAAAAATACTAAAATAGTTTATCAATGAAGACTGAAAAGGTTGCAGAATATATAATAGGTTGGTTAAAAGAGTATGCAGAAAATGCAAAGGTAAAAGGTTTTGTTGTTGGAGTTTCAGGAGGAATAGATTCTGCTGTTACCTCTACCTTATGTGCAAAAACAGGGTTTCCAACGTTGTGTGTAGAAATGCCTATTCATCAAGCAAAGAGCCAAGTTACAAGAGCTCAAAATCATATTAAACAACTAAAAGAACATTTTAAAAATGTTTCTGATGTTTGTGTAGATTTAACTTCAACTTTCGAAGATTTTAAAAATGTAGTTCCTACTGCTAGTTCTTCACCTAAAGTAGATTTATCTTTAGCAAACACAAGAGCAAGGTTAAGAATGACAACCTTGTACTATTTAGCTGGTTTACATGGTTATTTAGTTGCAGGAACAGGAAATAAAGTTGAGGATTTTGGTGTCGGTTTTTACACCAAATATGGTGATGGAGGTGTTGATTTAAGTCCGATTGCTGATTTAATGAAATCTGAAGTTTATGATTTAGCAGCATTTTTAAAAGTTCCTAACTCAATTCAAAACGCACAACCAACTGATGGTTTATTTGGAGACAGTAGAACTGACGAAGATCAAATTGGTGCTTCCTATGACGAACTAGAATGGGCTATGAATATGCAGGGTAAAGACAAAACCGAAAGTGATTTTTCTGGAAGAGAACAAGAAGTATTTAAAATTTATTCAAAATTAAATAGCATCAATCAACATAAGATGTTGCCAATTCCTATTTGTGAAATACCAAAAGAGTTAAACTAAGTTTGCCGCTACCATCTTATTTTTAATTCTCATATAAGATTTCTTTTTGGACCCTTTTGCAATTTGAAAAGGTAATAAAATAAAGAGGGCAATAATTTTTAGAATTTCAATAAATGTTTTCATTATAATTATTTTATCTGTTAATTAGATACACTAAATGACAAAAAGTCAATTTTAAACAAACAGGAAAAAAATGTTTATATCTTATGTGGGGATAAAATTTTATAAAATGTTGGCAGCAACCATCATTTTTTTGATTCTATTATAAGCTCTTTTTTTAGATCCTTTAGATATTTCAAATGGTAATAAAAAATATAACTATACAATTTTTAAAAATTGTAATAGTTTTTTTATAGATTTTAATTTTTCACTTGGCGGGTGCAATATACAAAAAAACTTTTTATTCTGAATTATAGCTATATGGGGTCTATAGCTTTTTTTTACAATTTAACAATTTTAAACTACTCTATTTAACTTTTCAAAAAGCCTCATTTTTAATCCTGTATAGTTTTTTATGGTTTCTAGATCTACAGATTTAGCAGGTTGTTCTAAAGCTTCTGTCATAAGCTCATCAATTTTTTTACCAATTAAAATCCTTCTTAAATTAAACACAGAATCGTTTACTAATTTATCTAAAATTTCTAAAGCAGATTTTACTTCTATATTTTGTCCCACCCAATCACTTAACTGGTGCTTTTCTTCATCCATTAAAATAGAGGTAACAGTATTTGAAATATTTGAATTTTTATGATTTATAAATCCATCCATTTCTATTTTTTCTGCTTGATTTAACTGATGAATTATTTCTGCATAAATTTCTTGAAAAATAGTATTCGTAAATTCTATTTCATCATCATGTAAATGCAAATAAATCTCTGCAGAAACCATGTTTTGATATTTTCTGATGGTTATAGTTTCTTTACCTTCATCATCTATATTTGTAACATCCTCAGTAAAACCTACTTCTTCATTACCATATAACAACAATATTCTTATAATCTCTTTTTCTAAAATTGAAAGTTGATCAACTTTTTCTGATGTTAACCCTCCTCCTTTAACAAGACCCATTGCGGCTTGTTCTTGCTCATAAAAATATTCTGGAGGTGGTTGATTTGGATCTACATTAGAATTGACATTTGAACTTGAATTAAATGTTTTAGTACTTCTCTTTGTAGCTTCTTTTTTTAGTAATTGCGCTAACTCACTAAATAAAACACGCTCAGAAATATCCATAACTCGTGCACATTCCTGCACATAAACTTCACGTTGAATTCCATCTGGAATTTTAGAAATACTTGAAACAATATCTCTAATTACTCCTGCTTTTTTTATAGGATCATTGTTAGAATCTTTTAATAAAAGGGATACTTTAAAGTTGATAAAATCTTGTGCAGCATCTTCTAAATATTTCTTTAACTCGGCATCTGAATGAGATTTTGCAAAACTATCTGGATCTTCACCGTCTGGGAATTGAACAACTTTTACGTTCATTCCTTGTTCAAGAATTAAATCAATTCCACGAATGGAAGCTCTAATTCCGGCTGCATCGCCATCAAATAAAACAGTAATGTTTTTTGTAAGCCTATTTACTAATCTAATTTGATCTGAAGTTAAAGCCGTACCAGAAGAAGCTACAACATTTTCTACACCGGATTGGTTAAAAGAAATTACATCTGTATACCCTTCTACCAAAAAGCAATTGTCTTGTTTTGCTATTTCTTTTTTAGCTTGATATAATCCATAGAGAATTTTACTCTTGTGGTAAATGTCACTTTCAGGTGAATTTAAGTATTTAGCCGCTTTTTTATCTGCAGTTAATATACGCCCTCCAAAGCCTAAAATACGTCCTGACATAGAATGTATAGGAAACATTACACGTCCTTTAAAACGATCGAATTGCTTATTTTCCTTTACAATTGTTAAGCCTGTTGAAGCAAGATATTTTAAATCGTATCCTTTTGCTAAAGCTGCTTTAGTAAAGTTATCCCATTCATCAATACAATACCCTAAATCGAACTTTTTAATGGTTTCATCACTAAAACCACGTTCTTTAAAATAGGACAAACCAATTGCTTTTCCTTTGTTAGAGTTCAACATTAAATCGTGAAAATAGTCTTTGGCAAAATTAGACACCATAAACATACTTTCTCTTTCATTCATTTGCTCTTTCTGCTCACTAGTTTGCTCAGTTTCTTCAATTTCTATATTGTACTTTTTAGCTAACCATTTTAAAGCTTCTGGATATGTATAATGCTCATGTTCCATTAAGAATGAAACTGAATTACCTCCTTTTCCTGTAGAGAAATCTTTCCAAATTTGTTTTACAGGAGACACCATAAATGAGGGTGATTTTTCATCTGTAAAAGGGCTTAAACCTTTAAAGTTACTTCCTGCTTTTTTAAGCTGAACAAATTCACCAATAACCTCTTCTACTCTTGCAGATTCAAAAACTCGGTCTATGGTACTTCTAGATATCATTTATAAATATTAATTGGAAAGTGAAAACAAATATAAGAAAACCATATTTCTGATAATTTGTAAATTTAATTTAAAATTAAAAAAACCTCACTAATTAAAATAGTGAGGTTTATATATTCATCTCGACTGCACTCGATGTGGCATCTTGTAAAATTAAGAAGCCGCTCTTAATTTTTTAAGCGTAGTATTTGTCAATTTTGCTTCAGCATATTCTTTAGTTACATTAAGTTCTTTTTCATCAGAACTTGGTAATTCAAACATTGCATCTGTAAAAATAGCTTCACATAAAGAACGTAAACCTCTTGCTCCTAACTTATATTCTAATGCTTTTTCAACAATATAGTTTAAAGCACCTTCTTCTATAGTAAAGACAACTTCATCCATAATAAACAGCTTTTCATACTGTTTAATAATAGCGTTTTTAGGTTCCGTTAAAATGGCTCTTAAAGTAGTTGCATCTAATGGATTCATGTAACTTAACACAGGTAAACGACCAATAATTTCTGGTATTAAACCAAATGCTTTTAAATCTGAAGGAATAATATATTGTAATAAATTTTCCTCATCAATTTTATCTTCACTAATTGAAGCGCTATAACCAACAGCTTGCATATTTAAGCGTTTGCTGATAAGTCTTTCAACCCCAGAAAAAGCACCACCAGCAATAAATAAAATTTCTTTGGTGTCTACCTCTATAAATTTTTGCTCAGGATGTTTTCTTCCACCTTTAGGTGCAACATTAACAACAGTTCCTTCTAATAATTTTAATAAAGCTTGCTGCACTCCTTCTCCAGAAACATCTCTTGTTATAGAAGGGTTATCACCTTTTCTGGCAATTTTATCAATTTCATCAATAAAAATAATACCTCTTTGTGCCTTTTCTACATCATAGTCTGCAGCTTGCAATAGTTTACTTAAAATACTTTCTACATCTTCACCAACATAACCTGCTTGTGTTAATACAGTTGCATCAACAATGGCAAAAGGTACGTTTAGCATTTTTGCAATTGTTTTTGCTACTAAGGTTTTTCCGGTACCTGTTTCGCCTACTAATACGATATTAGATTTCTCAATTTCAACTTCATTTTCATCCTCTTTTGTTTGTAATAAACGTTTATAATGATTGTAAACAGCAACTGCCATTGCTCTTTTTGTTTCTGTTTGACCAATAATATATTGATCTAAAAACTCTTTTATTTGAAGTGGCTTTCTTAGTGTTAAATCTTTAGATAAGCTACTAGAATTTGCTTCAGAAACTTCTTCTTCTACAATTCCATGAGCTTGTTCTATACATTTATCACAAATATGAGCATCCACCCCTGCAATTAACAAGTCCGTTTCTGCTTTTTTTCGTCCGCAAAACGAACATTCTAAATTTTCTTCTTTCGACATTTATTTCGCTTTTAGCCTTTAGCTATATCACTATTAGCTCATCAACATTATAAAAAGAATCTTTTTATAAAAAAATTGCTT is part of the Polaribacter sp. SA4-10 genome and harbors:
- the gldB gene encoding gliding motility lipoprotein GldB, with amino-acid sequence MRFFLIVFVVLFSLFSCKSDDIKKVDVSKVDIAFSVDRFDVDFYTANKESLHKVKDKYPFFFPYQITDSLSLSKIADKDEQELFTETQKVYKDFSSVEKKLFLLFKHVKYYNPKFKSPKVITMLTNIDYENRITYADSLLIISLDAYLGNNHKFYSDFPNYIKENNTKEHIIVDVANTIINKQVSPFKNRSFISKMIYEGKKMYLLDLYLPLISDKEKIGFEQDKLEWANANEEQIWKYFIDKKLLFSTDTKLNKRFIETAPFSKFYMEHDNLSPGRIGVWIGWKIVKSYMKHNDVSLQELLKTSETDLLKKSKYKPKK
- the nadE gene encoding NAD(+) synthase; amino-acid sequence: MKTEKVAEYIIGWLKEYAENAKVKGFVVGVSGGIDSAVTSTLCAKTGFPTLCVEMPIHQAKSQVTRAQNHIKQLKEHFKNVSDVCVDLTSTFEDFKNVVPTASSSPKVDLSLANTRARLRMTTLYYLAGLHGYLVAGTGNKVEDFGVGFYTKYGDGGVDLSPIADLMKSEVYDLAAFLKVPNSIQNAQPTDGLFGDSRTDEDQIGASYDELEWAMNMQGKDKTESDFSGREQEVFKIYSKLNSINQHKMLPIPICEIPKELN
- the dnaG gene encoding DNA primase gives rise to the protein MISRSTIDRVFESARVEEVIGEFVQLKKAGSNFKGLSPFTDEKSPSFMVSPVKQIWKDFSTGKGGNSVSFLMEHEHYTYPEALKWLAKKYNIEIEETEQTSEQKEQMNERESMFMVSNFAKDYFHDLMLNSNKGKAIGLSYFKERGFSDETIKKFDLGYCIDEWDNFTKAALAKGYDLKYLASTGLTIVKENKQFDRFKGRVMFPIHSMSGRILGFGGRILTADKKAAKYLNSPESDIYHKSKILYGLYQAKKEIAKQDNCFLVEGYTDVISFNQSGVENVVASSGTALTSDQIRLVNRLTKNITVLFDGDAAGIRASIRGIDLILEQGMNVKVVQFPDGEDPDSFAKSHSDAELKKYLEDAAQDFINFKVSLLLKDSNNDPIKKAGVIRDIVSSISKIPDGIQREVYVQECARVMDISERVLFSELAQLLKKEATKRSTKTFNSSSNVNSNVDPNQPPPEYFYEQEQAAMGLVKGGGLTSEKVDQLSILEKEIIRILLLYGNEEVGFTEDVTNIDDEGKETITIRKYQNMVSAEIYLHLHDDEIEFTNTIFQEIYAEIIHQLNQAEKIEMDGFINHKNSNISNTVTSILMDEEKHQLSDWVGQNIEVKSALEILDKLVNDSVFNLRRILIGKKIDELMTEALEQPAKSVDLETIKNYTGLKMRLFEKLNRVV
- the clpX gene encoding ATP-dependent Clp protease ATP-binding subunit ClpX, coding for MSKEENLECSFCGRKKAETDLLIAGVDAHICDKCIEQAHGIVEEEVSEANSSSLSKDLTLRKPLQIKEFLDQYIIGQTETKRAMAVAVYNHYKRLLQTKEDENEVEIEKSNIVLVGETGTGKTLVAKTIAKMLNVPFAIVDATVLTQAGYVGEDVESILSKLLQAADYDVEKAQRGIIFIDEIDKIARKGDNPSITRDVSGEGVQQALLKLLEGTVVNVAPKGGRKHPEQKFIEVDTKEILFIAGGAFSGVERLISKRLNMQAVGYSASISEDKIDEENLLQYIIPSDLKAFGLIPEIIGRLPVLSYMNPLDATTLRAILTEPKNAIIKQYEKLFIMDEVVFTIEEGALNYIVEKALEYKLGARGLRSLCEAIFTDAMFELPSSDEKELNVTKEYAEAKLTNTTLKKLRAAS